In a single window of the Acetivibrio clariflavus DSM 19732 genome:
- a CDS encoding CBS domain-containing protein, translating into MEIIIGHNNIDFDCAASMLAAKKIYPDARLVLPENVGRDIREFINMYEDVFNFIEENEVCGEDLTRIIIVDTHSSSRIGKFKDYVQKPEIEVIIYDHHLVCDNEIISPIMRLEEVGANTTIMVEELKRRGIDISPVEATILALGIYVDTNSLIFSGTTARDAYALAYLLEKEANLSVIEGLTLNRLTIGQQELSQLMNKNIFVESISGYEVGFALVKVDKYVDDAAYLTRKILEERDLDALFSILRMGKKTYIIGRSMTEDIDLSVIMKLIGGGGHKGAASAKSDETDLDKLYNQIKSLLKENIRPALKVKDIMSSPVKTVSEDTTIDEVYDIMLKFGHSGMPVITGNKITGIISRRDVDKAKAHGYGNAPVKAYMSKKVITVDLEESVKEVRELFAEHGIGRLPVLKDNEMVGIVTRTDIIRALYGGKYKRKNKTEGSRSEIGKEYTSENLSYKLNELPQKVLNVLKSAGKMADDEGYSAYVVGGFVRDLILGVENLDIDIVIEGDAVAFAQKFASQINAKITVHEKFQTAYVYIDEDLQIDFVTARKEYYEFPGSLPIIETGTIKDDLFRRDFTINCIAMKLNGDEFGKVVDFYGGRRDLYDGVIRILYNLSFIEDPTRIIRAVRFEQRYGFLMDEKTEEFAIKAVKSDVLDKLSIERINTEFFYMLKEKNAAKMLQRLKELGLLKKAYPEMELSDQLINLMEKSDNQWEDFYIGLINKKNIDKILIYLLVLHSNMSVDKVHASADRMRLKKEYKDEILRFIEVKDLNLPALVAEGNLSNYDVYSMFTGLSLESLYVISIMFDDRVRDAVLVYINNLSQIKTEITGKDIMELGIAPGPEIKRILQAVLKEKINGKIFTYDDEINFVKNLLEQEN; encoded by the coding sequence ATGGAAATTATTATAGGACATAACAATATTGATTTTGACTGTGCAGCATCTATGCTGGCGGCAAAAAAAATCTATCCCGATGCAAGGCTAGTGCTTCCTGAGAATGTGGGAAGGGATATTCGGGAGTTTATAAACATGTATGAAGACGTGTTCAACTTTATTGAAGAGAACGAAGTCTGCGGGGAAGACTTGACAAGGATAATAATTGTTGATACCCACTCTTCCTCCAGGATAGGCAAGTTTAAAGACTACGTCCAAAAGCCGGAAATTGAAGTTATTATATATGATCACCATCTTGTATGCGATAATGAAATTATCTCGCCTATTATGAGACTTGAGGAAGTTGGTGCTAATACCACAATAATGGTGGAGGAACTGAAAAGGAGAGGTATTGATATTTCTCCTGTAGAAGCTACAATCCTGGCACTGGGAATATATGTTGATACCAATTCATTGATTTTCTCCGGTACTACAGCAAGGGATGCCTATGCCCTTGCTTATCTTCTTGAAAAAGAAGCAAACCTTTCGGTTATTGAGGGCTTGACACTAAATCGTTTGACTATCGGACAACAGGAACTGTCACAGCTGATGAATAAAAATATCTTTGTTGAATCTATATCGGGATATGAAGTGGGTTTTGCATTGGTGAAGGTGGACAAGTATGTGGATGATGCTGCGTATCTTACCCGAAAGATATTGGAGGAAAGGGATCTGGACGCGCTGTTTTCAATACTGAGAATGGGTAAAAAGACATATATAATAGGAAGAAGCATGACTGAGGATATTGACTTGAGTGTAATTATGAAATTAATTGGAGGTGGAGGGCACAAAGGTGCCGCATCTGCCAAATCCGATGAAACTGACCTTGATAAATTATACAATCAAATAAAATCATTGCTTAAGGAAAACATAAGACCTGCCTTGAAGGTCAAAGATATAATGAGTTCACCGGTCAAAACTGTTTCAGAGGATACCACTATAGATGAAGTTTATGATATTATGTTAAAGTTTGGACACTCGGGAATGCCGGTTATAACCGGTAATAAAATAACAGGAATTATTTCCAGAAGAGATGTCGACAAGGCAAAAGCCCATGGGTACGGAAATGCTCCGGTTAAAGCCTATATGTCCAAAAAGGTCATAACCGTTGACTTGGAGGAATCGGTTAAAGAAGTCCGGGAACTGTTTGCAGAGCACGGAATTGGAAGACTTCCGGTTTTAAAAGACAACGAGATGGTGGGAATAGTAACCAGGACTGATATAATTAGAGCTTTATACGGAGGAAAGTATAAGCGTAAAAATAAAACGGAAGGCAGCAGGAGTGAAATTGGAAAGGAATATACCAGCGAAAACCTTTCTTACAAACTTAATGAACTGCCCCAAAAGGTATTAAATGTTCTTAAATCGGCGGGAAAAATGGCAGATGATGAAGGTTACAGTGCCTATGTTGTCGGGGGATTTGTAAGGGATTTGATACTGGGAGTTGAAAATCTTGATATAGATATTGTTATTGAGGGGGATGCGGTTGCTTTTGCCCAAAAGTTTGCCTCTCAAATCAATGCGAAAATTACTGTACATGAAAAGTTTCAAACTGCTTATGTTTATATTGACGAGGATTTGCAAATTGATTTTGTAACTGCTCGTAAGGAATATTACGAATTCCCGGGGTCTCTTCCCATTATAGAAACCGGAACTATAAAGGATGACCTTTTCAGAAGGGACTTTACCATTAATTGCATAGCCATGAAACTAAACGGCGATGAGTTCGGAAAAGTTGTTGACTTTTATGGCGGCAGACGAGATCTCTATGATGGGGTAATAAGAATTCTGTACAATTTAAGTTTTATTGAAGACCCCACAAGAATAATCAGAGCAGTGAGATTTGAACAGCGATATGGTTTTTTGATGGATGAGAAAACTGAAGAATTTGCAATAAAGGCTGTAAAGTCCGATGTTTTGGATAAGTTGAGCATAGAAAGGATTAATACCGAATTCTTTTACATGCTTAAGGAAAAGAATGCGGCTAAAATGCTTCAAAGACTTAAGGAATTGGGACTGCTGAAGAAGGCTTATCCGGAAATGGAATTGTCCGACCAATTAATAAATCTTATGGAAAAATCCGATAATCAATGGGAGGATTTTTATATCGGCTTGATAAATAAGAAAAATATTGATAAAATCCTTATATATCTTTTGGTGCTGCATTCAAATATGAGTGTGGACAAGGTTCATGCCTCAGCGGACAGAATGAGGCTAAAAAAGGAATATAAGGATGAAATATTAAGGTTTATAGAAGTAAAGGATTTGAATCTGCCGGCATTAGTAGCAGAAGGCAATCTTTCAAATTATGATGTTTACAGTATGTTTACCGGGCTGTCACTGGAAAGTTTGTATGTGATAAGTATTATGTTTGATGACAGGGTAAGAGATGCAGTTCTTGTATATATCAATAATTTGAGTCAGATAAAGACTGAAATAACAGGAAAGGATATAATGGAATTGGGTATAGCTCCCGGTCCTGAAATAAAAAGAATTCTCCAGGCGGTGCTTAAGGAGAAAATCAACGGTAAAATATTTACCTATGATGATGAAATAAATTTTGTAAAAAATCTTTTAGAACAGGAGAACTGA
- a CDS encoding site-2 protease family protein: MTVFFSEVYRLVILFVFFIISISIHECAHAYAAYLLGDPTAKNQGRITLNPLKHLDPLGTLMLFIINFGWAKPTPVNPIYFKDRRKGVMLSSFAGPLSNLLFAVILAFPYVYFRESYYNNLNKLNVYLMGVFGIGFSLNVVLAVFNMLPVPPLDGSKILSGIIPPKNYYKMLEYESYITIAFIILMLTGLLGKILSPIVGIVQTAIIYIVSPIITFII; this comes from the coding sequence ATGACTGTTTTTTTTAGCGAAGTATATAGGCTTGTGATTCTGTTTGTATTTTTTATTATATCTATTTCGATTCATGAATGTGCTCATGCTTATGCAGCATACCTTTTAGGGGATCCGACTGCTAAAAATCAGGGGAGAATTACTCTAAACCCTTTAAAGCATCTTGATCCTCTGGGAACTTTAATGTTATTCATTATAAATTTCGGGTGGGCTAAACCTACACCGGTAAATCCTATATATTTTAAAGACAGAAGGAAAGGGGTAATGCTGTCCAGTTTTGCCGGGCCATTGTCAAACCTTCTGTTTGCAGTGATATTGGCATTTCCCTATGTTTATTTCCGTGAAAGTTATTATAACAATCTTAACAAGTTAAATGTCTATTTGATGGGTGTATTTGGCATTGGATTCAGTTTAAATGTAGTACTTGCTGTTTTTAATATGCTGCCTGTACCTCCTCTGGACGGCTCTAAAATTCTTTCGGGGATTATACCTCCTAAAAACTACTATAAAATGTTGGAATATGAAAGCTATATAACAATTGCTTTTATAATTCTTATGCTTACAGGTTTGCTTGGTAAAATATTAAGCCCTATTGTTGGCATTGTTCAGACGGCAATTATTTATATAGTTTCACCTATAATTACATTTATTATATAA
- the lysA gene encoding diaminopimelate decarboxylase, whose translation MFVSKALSINGKNHLEIGGCDCVELVNNFGTPLYVLDENLIRENCRLYKNAMDKYYDGNGIVLYASKALSTMAICKIVDQEGLGLDVVSGGELYTALKAGVPMDKIYFHGNNKTYEELEFAISKDIRRIVVDNREELGRINEIAGKQGKVVNISFRIKPGIDAHTHDFVQTGQIDSKFGVALENGEAYEIISEASKMSNVKVVGVHCHIGSQIFDLEPFKLAAKVMLEFIAKVKNEINIEIEELNLGGGFGIKYTMDDDPIEYDHYIESVSNVVKSICKEKGLKLPFIVMEPGRSIVAPAGITLYKVGAVKNIKNVRTYVSVDGGMTDNPRYALYQSKYEAVIANRADAPRVQTVTIAGKCCESGDLLAKDIKMPEIQAGDILAMLATGAYNYSMSSNYNRIPRPPVVLVKDGKARVIVKREDYDDIIRNDVIPEDL comes from the coding sequence ATGTTTGTATCAAAAGCACTAAGTATTAACGGTAAAAATCATCTTGAGATTGGCGGATGCGATTGTGTCGAACTTGTAAATAATTTCGGCACTCCTTTATATGTTTTGGATGAAAACCTTATCAGGGAAAACTGCAGATTATATAAAAATGCTATGGACAAGTACTATGATGGGAACGGTATAGTTCTTTATGCCAGCAAAGCTCTTTCTACAATGGCAATATGTAAAATAGTTGATCAGGAAGGACTTGGCTTAGACGTTGTTTCGGGAGGAGAGCTATATACGGCACTGAAAGCCGGTGTCCCGATGGACAAAATTTATTTCCACGGAAATAATAAGACCTATGAAGAACTGGAATTTGCCATTTCAAAGGATATTAGACGAATTGTTGTTGACAATAGGGAAGAGCTGGGAAGAATTAATGAAATAGCTGGAAAACAGGGGAAAGTTGTTAATATTTCCTTCAGAATAAAGCCTGGAATTGATGCCCATACCCATGATTTTGTCCAGACAGGGCAAATTGATTCAAAATTTGGTGTGGCTTTGGAGAATGGAGAAGCCTATGAAATAATTTCTGAAGCCTCAAAAATGAGCAATGTTAAGGTTGTGGGAGTACATTGCCATATAGGTTCCCAGATATTTGATCTTGAGCCCTTTAAACTTGCAGCAAAAGTAATGCTGGAGTTTATAGCGAAGGTAAAAAACGAGATAAATATAGAAATTGAAGAGTTAAATCTGGGTGGTGGATTTGGTATTAAGTATACTATGGATGACGACCCGATAGAATATGACCATTATATTGAATCGGTATCAAACGTTGTAAAAAGTATATGTAAGGAAAAAGGCCTAAAACTTCCTTTTATTGTTATGGAACCGGGAAGATCAATAGTAGCACCTGCCGGAATTACTCTATACAAGGTTGGAGCAGTAAAAAATATAAAGAATGTCAGAACCTATGTTTCTGTTGATGGTGGTATGACCGATAACCCCAGATATGCGCTTTATCAGTCGAAATATGAAGCTGTCATTGCAAACAGAGCAGATGCACCAAGGGTACAGACTGTGACCATTGCAGGGAAATGCTGCGAGTCGGGAGACCTTTTGGCAAAGGATATCAAAATGCCTGAGATACAAGCGGGTGACATATTGGCAATGCTTGCAACCGGTGCATACAACTACTCAATGTCCAGCAACTACAACCGTATTCCGAGACCTCCCGTTGTGCTTGTGAAAGACGGCAAGGCGAGGGTAATAGTAAAAAGAGAAGATTATGACGATATTATAAGAAATGATGTTATCCCCGAGGACCTATAG
- a CDS encoding glycoside hydrolase family 11 protein — protein MSLTLLLSLLPLNVQAKTVTSNETGTHGGYNYEYWKDSGNGTMVLKDGGAFSCEWNNINNILFRKGLKFDETKTHQQIGYMTLTYSCDYQPNGNSYLAVYGWTSDPLVEYYVIESWGTWKPPGNVQSKGTITVDGGVYDIFETTRYNQPSIKGNATFQQYWSVRQQKRTSGTVSVTEHFKAWEAKGMKMGKFYEISLVVEGYQSSGKADVTMMSINIGGNSANPTGTTVVPTPASGSGKSAFSTIEAEDFDNAYGSSIRSIGMGVGYIENGNYLVYNNINFGDGASAFSAKVANGNTTATTIQLRLGSPSGTLIGSLSVPSTGGWNNYEELSTTVSGASGTKDLYLCFNGPVNIDCFSFAKGNSNTNPINPGYILLGDVDQNGTINSLDYAKYKMYLLGMISSLPEEGDINRDGDMNSIDYAMLKQHLLGIINLEELSGPKTTPTPVVIVTPTPTKTPSEGTFHCFLLLGQSNMAGWARAQDSDKIPNPRILALGYDNNQWGVAVPPLHEAFQGAIGPGDWFAKTIIERLPENDTIGLIPCAISGEKIETFMKNGGSKYNWIVSRARMAQQRGGVIEGILFHQGESNNGQQDWPNKVSTLISDLKKDLGLGDIPVLVGELLYTGSCAGHNTLVNRLPSMIPNCYVISAQGLSGDPADFWGLHFNHDSTVEFGKRYAKKMIEVLGW, from the coding sequence ATGAGTCTTACACTTTTGTTATCACTGTTGCCGTTAAATGTGCAGGCAAAAACCGTTACCTCTAATGAGACCGGTACTCATGGGGGCTATAACTATGAATACTGGAAAGACAGCGGCAACGGAACAATGGTTCTCAAGGATGGCGGAGCTTTCAGCTGCGAATGGAATAATATTAACAATATTTTATTCCGCAAGGGTCTTAAATTTGATGAGACAAAGACCCACCAGCAAATTGGCTATATGACACTGACTTATTCGTGTGATTATCAACCTAACGGTAATTCATATCTGGCTGTCTATGGATGGACAAGTGACCCTCTTGTAGAATATTACGTTATCGAGAGCTGGGGAACCTGGAAGCCGCCAGGAAATGTGCAATCAAAAGGTACTATTACCGTTGACGGTGGAGTATACGACATATTTGAAACAACCAGATACAATCAGCCTTCCATAAAAGGTAATGCAACATTCCAGCAATATTGGAGTGTTCGCCAGCAGAAACGTACAAGCGGAACAGTATCTGTTACTGAACACTTTAAAGCTTGGGAAGCTAAAGGAATGAAGATGGGAAAATTCTATGAAATTTCCCTTGTTGTAGAAGGATATCAAAGCAGCGGTAAAGCCGATGTAACCATGATGTCAATTAATATTGGCGGAAATTCAGCAAATCCTACCGGTACCACTGTTGTGCCAACTCCTGCATCGGGTTCCGGGAAAAGTGCTTTTTCAACTATAGAAGCCGAAGACTTTGACAATGCTTACGGTTCAAGCATAAGATCCATTGGTATGGGTGTAGGTTACATAGAAAACGGTAACTACCTGGTATATAACAATATCAATTTTGGTGACGGAGCAAGTGCTTTTAGTGCCAAAGTTGCTAACGGTAATACTACTGCAACAACTATTCAATTAAGATTAGGCAGCCCGAGCGGTACTCTGATAGGTTCTTTAAGTGTGCCCTCAACCGGTGGCTGGAACAATTATGAAGAATTATCCACTACCGTAAGCGGAGCATCCGGAACAAAAGACCTGTACCTCTGCTTTAACGGACCTGTAAATATTGATTGTTTCTCCTTTGCGAAAGGAAATTCCAATACAAATCCTATAAATCCGGGCTACATATTGCTTGGTGACGTTGACCAGAACGGTACTATAAATTCTTTGGATTATGCCAAATACAAAATGTATTTGCTTGGAATGATAAGTTCTCTTCCTGAGGAAGGGGATATAAACAGAGACGGCGACATGAACTCAATTGACTATGCAATGCTGAAACAGCATCTTTTGGGTATAATTAATTTGGAAGAGCTTTCAGGACCTAAAACAACACCTACACCGGTTGTGATTGTTACACCGACTCCTACAAAAACGCCATCTGAAGGTACATTCCACTGCTTCTTGCTGCTTGGTCAGTCGAATATGGCAGGATGGGCCAGGGCTCAAGATTCTGACAAGATACCTAATCCGCGCATACTTGCACTGGGCTATGACAATAATCAGTGGGGTGTAGCTGTACCGCCGTTGCATGAAGCATTTCAAGGCGCTATAGGTCCTGGTGACTGGTTTGCTAAAACAATAATTGAAAGACTTCCTGAAAATGATACTATAGGATTGATACCGTGTGCTATAAGCGGTGAAAAGATCGAAACCTTCATGAAAAATGGAGGATCAAAATATAATTGGATTGTCAGCCGTGCAAGAATGGCACAGCAAAGAGGAGGAGTTATTGAAGGTATCCTCTTCCACCAGGGTGAGTCCAACAACGGTCAGCAAGATTGGCCTAATAAAGTAAGTACACTGATTTCAGACCTCAAAAAAGACTTAGGGCTTGGAGATATTCCTGTTCTGGTGGGAGAATTGCTCTATACCGGTAGCTGTGCAGGGCATAATACTTTGGTAAACAGACTGCCGTCAATGATTCCGAATTGTTATGTTATTTCTGCACAAGGTTTATCCGGTGACCCGGCAGATTTCTGGGGACTCCATTTCAATCATGATTCTACTGTTGAATTCGGTAAGAGATATGCGAAAAAAATGATTGAAGTACTTGGATGGTAA
- the trpS gene encoding tryptophan--tRNA ligase: protein MLKCYLQRESELVVKKGTILSGMRPTGALHLGNYFGALENWVKLQDDYECFFFVADWHALTTGYEDTLEIKSNINELVIDWISAGLDPEKCTIFLQSKIKEHAELHLLFSMITPLSWLLRCPTYKDQLNQLKDKNITTYGFLGYPNLQAADILIYKAGFVPVGEDQLPHLELTREIARRFNFLFGEVFPEPQAILTKAKVLPGTDGRKMSKSYGNTIALSDDPDTIRKKVSTMVTDPARIRKDDPGHPEVCTVFSFHKVFNEAELPEIEESCRGGKIGCVQCKRNLADKMVKYFEPIHERRQKILEKPEMIKEVLHEGNKKAEEKAKKTMEEVRSAMKIDFM, encoded by the coding sequence ATGTTGAAATGCTATTTACAGCGGGAGAGTGAATTAGTTGTGAAAAAAGGTACTATATTGAGTGGTATGAGGCCTACAGGAGCATTGCATTTGGGAAATTATTTCGGTGCTCTTGAAAATTGGGTAAAATTACAGGATGACTATGAATGTTTCTTTTTTGTTGCTGACTGGCATGCCCTGACTACAGGATATGAAGATACTTTAGAAATAAAGAGTAATATAAATGAATTGGTTATTGATTGGATTAGTGCGGGTCTTGACCCTGAAAAATGTACAATATTTTTACAGTCAAAAATAAAAGAACATGCGGAACTGCATTTGCTGTTCTCTATGATTACACCGCTTTCCTGGCTTTTGAGGTGTCCAACTTATAAGGATCAATTAAACCAATTAAAGGATAAAAATATTACTACCTATGGCTTTTTAGGATATCCTAATCTTCAGGCAGCGGACATACTTATCTATAAGGCCGGATTTGTGCCGGTAGGAGAGGACCAGTTACCGCATCTGGAACTTACAAGGGAAATTGCAAGGCGATTTAATTTCTTGTTTGGAGAAGTTTTTCCGGAACCTCAGGCAATATTGACAAAAGCTAAAGTATTGCCGGGAACAGACGGAAGAAAGATGAGCAAGAGCTACGGCAATACCATTGCACTTTCCGATGATCCTGATACCATAAGAAAAAAAGTAAGTACAATGGTTACAGATCCTGCCAGGATAAGAAAGGATGATCCTGGACATCCTGAAGTTTGTACGGTATTTTCTTTCCACAAGGTATTTAATGAAGCCGAACTTCCTGAAATAGAAGAGTCATGTAGGGGCGGAAAGATTGGTTGTGTTCAGTGCAAGAGGAATCTTGCCGATAAAATGGTTAAGTACTTCGAACCTATACATGAAAGAAGACAAAAAATTCTTGAAAAGCCGGAAATGATTAAAGAAGTACTTCATGAGGGAAATAAAAAGGCAGAAGAAAAAGCAAAGAAGACAATGGAAGAAGTAAGAAGCGCAATGAAGATAGATTTTATGTAA
- a CDS encoding M28 family metallopeptidase, which translates to MKLKKLLALLTVYAIVIISVPFFFNDMWLKDFPELKTYEGELKFSGERAYKDIEYMGLNFPQREIGTENAESSANWILHEFKQLGLEAYKEEFVCRSSEKLLRALIGKNNYDKKDYKKLPLNEFFTELKGINVIGISKGKSKDTIIIGAHRDTLGTLEGAQDNASGTASMLELARVLTKEDHYYTYMFISFDGEEIGLKGSEAFARKHSLKNVKLAMILDCVGYKNADTVGLYQFASAKGASPLWTTVLANNVIKDRNGKPYYIDEEGGLRGISIGVFPPLMKKMMSLKVSGWVNTDSGPFVDRNIPSVGFIAANSIKKIDPENVYHTPGDTISMVRKDTLEFIGKLSEKYIKSVELNDFSWELESSWYLVKGNKYLDFRIILGFGLLVLIGVAMIWFVSSFETLKKRNEILAFVRKELVWIIPIVLLSVFFGFMWQIVKFDFAADINITFLIKLWLGVSFLVLLAIITIRFIILKDKRESYHQITEFQRTLLNSLYFLIFLAATIYFNVFIAIILVGIPVFVMGRVGYCNMAARIGWGIALLIWSVIETILLFSCVSAYIYDFLAIEVSVLMFIYSLLMNFTFVYVISTPFMPKKAKNFKMYKELNTI; encoded by the coding sequence ATGAAGCTTAAAAAATTACTTGCTTTGTTAACAGTGTATGCAATTGTAATAATATCTGTTCCATTTTTCTTTAATGATATGTGGTTAAAAGATTTTCCTGAGCTCAAGACCTATGAAGGGGAACTTAAATTTTCAGGGGAAAGGGCGTATAAGGATATTGAATATATGGGGCTCAATTTTCCTCAAAGGGAAATTGGAACTGAAAATGCCGAAAGTTCAGCTAACTGGATACTTCATGAGTTCAAGCAGCTCGGACTTGAGGCGTACAAAGAGGAATTTGTCTGCAGGTCATCGGAAAAACTTTTAAGAGCGTTAATAGGAAAAAACAACTATGATAAAAAAGATTACAAGAAACTGCCTCTAAACGAGTTTTTTACCGAGTTAAAAGGCATAAATGTTATTGGTATAAGTAAAGGAAAAAGTAAGGATACAATTATCATAGGAGCCCACAGAGATACCCTGGGTACTTTGGAAGGAGCTCAGGATAATGCTTCCGGTACTGCTTCAATGCTGGAACTTGCAAGAGTATTGACAAAAGAAGATCATTACTATACTTATATGTTTATATCCTTTGATGGGGAAGAAATAGGGCTTAAAGGTTCAGAAGCTTTTGCACGCAAGCACTCACTGAAAAATGTAAAATTGGCAATGATTCTTGACTGTGTGGGTTATAAAAATGCCGATACGGTAGGACTTTATCAATTTGCAAGTGCCAAAGGGGCTTCTCCGCTTTGGACTACGGTTTTAGCAAATAATGTAATCAAAGACAGAAACGGAAAACCCTACTACATTGACGAGGAAGGCGGTTTAAGAGGGATTAGTATCGGAGTCTTTCCTCCTTTGATGAAAAAAATGATGTCATTGAAAGTGAGCGGATGGGTTAATACCGATTCGGGACCTTTTGTTGACAGAAACATACCTTCAGTCGGCTTTATTGCAGCAAATTCAATAAAAAAAATAGATCCTGAAAATGTTTATCATACTCCCGGCGATACAATATCAATGGTAAGAAAGGATACCTTGGAGTTTATAGGGAAACTTAGCGAAAAGTATATAAAAAGTGTTGAACTCAATGACTTTTCATGGGAACTTGAAAGCAGCTGGTATTTGGTAAAAGGGAATAAATATCTGGACTTTAGAATTATATTGGGATTCGGATTGCTAGTACTAATTGGCGTGGCAATGATATGGTTTGTTTCTTCTTTTGAAACTTTGAAAAAACGTAATGAAATTTTGGCTTTTGTAAGAAAAGAGCTGGTGTGGATTATACCCATTGTCCTGTTGTCCGTGTTTTTCGGATTTATGTGGCAAATAGTGAAGTTTGATTTTGCTGCTGACATAAATATAACTTTCCTGATAAAATTATGGTTGGGGGTAAGTTTTCTGGTTCTTTTAGCCATTATAACAATTAGGTTTATTATACTAAAGGATAAAAGGGAAAGTTATCACCAAATAACGGAATTTCAAAGGACATTGCTAAACAGTCTGTATTTTCTTATATTTTTAGCTGCTACTATATATTTTAACGTTTTTATTGCTATAATACTTGTAGGTATACCTGTATTTGTGATGGGCAGAGTGGGTTATTGCAATATGGCAGCGAGAATTGGTTGGGGAATTGCTTTACTGATTTGGTCTGTAATTGAAACTATTTTGCTATTCAGCTGTGTTTCAGCTTACATATATGACTTTTTGGCAATAGAAGTATCGGTTTTAATGTTTATATATAGCCTCTTAATGAATTTTACCTTTGTGTATGTAATAAGTACGCCCTTTATGCCCAAAAAGGCAAAGAATTTTAAGATGTATAAAGAATTAAACACAATTTAG